The Pirellulales bacterium genome contains a region encoding:
- a CDS encoding aminotransferase class III-fold pyridoxal phosphate-dependent enzyme — MYNPHAARLTGPLNMHEQYPANPAIQHPGETQSNELRRRLVRVEPLAQRTYTPSLAALARSAGAYHWTPEGRKLADFTSGVLVANLGHNPARWWQRVFGYLGLPQALPDGDYFSAAPLTAYNALTELEVQASERLLANLRSQPGGARCEQVVWSASGSEAIQKALWTALERRPGPQNVILATRAGFHGKKGLAGAVTGTENDPDRDPRVRFISFPTAECISVERRRQPLDLRPYEAELQALVEEFGDRICCLITEPYLGGGGSFHPQREYLQLLEQWCRRHDWILILDEVQANFGRTGSMYAFTHYGVEPDIVVLGKGLGNGVPVSAAVGRADLFAALHYGQASDTWSANPLASAAVLATLDEFETGGVLENAAELSLALERGLLRLTELGLVANVRGEGCVWGIECAGVGTHDAAHVANACVEACYLGDRSGRAIHLLGPLAGRVLRVSPPLTMAPRDATSYLDAMYEIFAEVQRRLSPG, encoded by the coding sequence CGGGCGAAACGCAGTCGAATGAGTTGCGGCGACGTCTAGTCCGGGTCGAGCCCTTGGCCCAGCGGACCTATACGCCGAGCCTGGCGGCATTGGCCCGCAGCGCCGGTGCCTATCACTGGACGCCCGAGGGCCGCAAGCTGGCCGACTTCACATCCGGCGTGCTGGTGGCAAACCTGGGCCACAATCCGGCGCGTTGGTGGCAGCGTGTTTTCGGCTACCTGGGGCTGCCCCAGGCACTGCCGGACGGGGATTATTTTTCCGCCGCTCCGCTGACCGCTTACAACGCCTTGACCGAACTCGAGGTGCAGGCCTCGGAACGACTGCTGGCAAATCTGCGTAGCCAGCCCGGCGGGGCGCGGTGCGAACAGGTCGTCTGGTCGGCCAGCGGCAGCGAAGCGATCCAAAAGGCCCTCTGGACGGCTCTCGAGCGACGCCCCGGACCGCAAAACGTCATCCTGGCGACCCGCGCGGGCTTTCACGGCAAAAAGGGACTTGCCGGGGCGGTGACGGGCACCGAGAACGATCCGGATCGCGACCCGCGCGTGCGATTCATCAGCTTTCCCACCGCCGAGTGCATCAGCGTCGAGCGCCGGCGCCAGCCGCTCGACTTGCGGCCCTACGAGGCCGAGTTGCAGGCCCTGGTCGAGGAGTTCGGCGACCGCATTTGTTGCCTGATCACCGAGCCGTATCTCGGCGGCGGCGGCTCGTTCCATCCGCAACGCGAGTACCTGCAATTGCTCGAGCAGTGGTGCCGGCGGCACGATTGGATTTTGATCCTCGACGAAGTGCAGGCCAACTTCGGCCGGACCGGATCGATGTATGCGTTTACGCACTACGGCGTCGAGCCCGACATCGTCGTGCTCGGCAAGGGGCTGGGCAACGGCGTGCCGGTGAGCGCCGCGGTCGGTCGCGCCGATTTGTTTGCCGCGCTGCACTATGGCCAGGCTTCGGACACCTGGAGCGCCAACCCGCTGGCCAGCGCCGCCGTCCTGGCCACGCTGGACGAATTCGAGACCGGCGGCGTACTCGAAAACGCAGCCGAATTGAGCCTGGCTCTCGAGCGCGGGCTGCTGCGCCTGACCGAGTTGGGCCTGGTCGCCAACGTCCGCGGCGAGGGTTGCGTATGGGGCATCGAATGTGCGGGCGTCGGCACGCACGATGCCGCACATGTGGCTAACGCGTGCGTCGAGGCCTGCTACCTGGGCGATCGCTCAGGCCGGGCGATTCATCTCCTGGGGCCGCTGGCCGGACGCGTGCTGCGCGTGAGCCCACCGCTGACGATGGCCCCGCGCGACGCGACCTCCTATCTCGACGCGATGTACGAGATCTTTGCCGAGGTCCAACGGCGACTGTCGCCCGGCTGA
- the queF gene encoding preQ(1) synthase yields MPADFRQMLETFDNQFPEREYTIEIVCPEFTSVCPKTGQPDFGTLTFEYVPDRRCVELKSLKLYLQQYRNEGVFYEHITNRILDDVAGVTQPRRMKLTAAFTPRGGISTRVVVEYRRGA; encoded by the coding sequence ATGCCCGCCGACTTCCGCCAGATGCTCGAAACCTTCGACAACCAGTTCCCCGAGCGGGAATACACGATCGAAATCGTTTGTCCCGAGTTCACGTCGGTATGCCCCAAGACGGGACAGCCCGATTTTGGCACCCTGACGTTCGAGTATGTGCCGGACCGGCGGTGCGTCGAGCTCAAGAGCTTGAAGCTGTACTTGCAGCAATATCGCAACGAGGGCGTATTCTACGAGCATATCACCAACCGCATTCTGGACGACGTGGCCGGTGTCACGCAGCCGCGGCGGATGAAGCTCACCGCGGCCTTCACGCCGCGCGGCGGCATTTCCACCCGCGTGGTGGTCGAGTATCGCCGCGGAGCCTAG
- the queC gene encoding 7-cyano-7-deazaguanine synthase QueC produces MTTNAPRAVVLLSGGLDSATTAAIARAAGFELVALSVDYGQRHRFELDAARRVAQSLGIARHLVQRLDLSAFGGSALTDAAIAVPKDRADEELTAGIPVTYVPARNTVLLALGLALAETCGAGDLFVGVNAVDYSGYPDCRPEFLAAFERLANLATKAGVEGRLQFRIHAPLVHWTKAQIIERGTQLGVDYSLTHTCYDPNAQGVSCGRCDACVLRLRGFAEAGLTDPVPYAQ; encoded by the coding sequence ATGACGACGAATGCTCCTCGAGCCGTGGTGTTATTGTCCGGGGGCCTCGATTCGGCCACCACGGCGGCGATTGCGCGCGCCGCGGGGTTCGAACTCGTCGCCTTGAGCGTCGATTACGGCCAGCGGCATCGATTCGAACTCGACGCGGCGCGGCGCGTGGCGCAGTCGCTGGGCATCGCCCGGCACCTGGTGCAGCGGCTTGACCTGTCGGCCTTTGGAGGCAGCGCGCTGACCGACGCGGCCATCGCGGTCCCCAAGGATCGAGCCGACGAAGAACTGACCGCCGGAATCCCTGTCACCTATGTGCCGGCCCGGAATACGGTGCTGCTGGCCTTGGGCTTGGCGCTGGCCGAGACGTGCGGCGCCGGCGACCTGTTCGTCGGCGTCAACGCGGTCGATTACAGCGGGTATCCCGACTGCCGACCGGAATTCCTCGCCGCGTTCGAGCGGCTGGCCAACCTGGCCACCAAGGCGGGCGTCGAGGGCCGGTTGCAGTTCCGCATTCATGCCCCCCTGGTGCATTGGACCAAGGCGCAGATCATCGAGCGCGGCACGCAATTGGGCGTCGATTATTCACTGACCCATACCTGTTACGACCCGAACGCACAGGGAGTGAGCTGCGGTCGCTGCGATGCCTGCGTCTTGCGGCTGCGCGGCTTTGCCGAAGCGGGCTTGACGGATCCGGTCCCTTACGCCCAATGA
- a CDS encoding 7-carboxy-7-deazaguanine synthase QueE, whose protein sequence is MRIAEIFRSLQGEGQWAGSDSVFVRTSGCNLRCGFCDTPYTSWEPEGDDLAFEEILSRALELDAQHVVITGGEPMLHAELVPLTAALRTAGRVITIETAGTLDLPVTCDLMSISPKLSNSTPDPLRAPKWRERHERTRQRPDVLRRLVRDYPFQCKFVVAAETDLAEIEDFLTRIPEIERDQVWLMPEGTNTTRLAAIGTWLEPYCRARGYHFCPRLHIAWFGPGRGV, encoded by the coding sequence ATGAGAATCGCCGAAATCTTTCGTTCGCTGCAGGGTGAAGGACAATGGGCCGGCTCCGACAGTGTCTTCGTGCGCACCAGCGGCTGTAACCTGCGCTGTGGGTTTTGCGATACGCCGTATACCTCTTGGGAGCCCGAGGGCGACGATCTTGCGTTCGAAGAGATTCTCTCGCGAGCGTTGGAATTGGATGCCCAGCACGTGGTCATCACGGGCGGCGAACCGATGCTGCATGCCGAGCTGGTCCCGTTGACTGCGGCACTGCGCACCGCGGGGCGTGTGATCACGATCGAAACGGCCGGCACGCTCGATCTGCCGGTCACTTGCGACCTGATGTCGATCAGCCCCAAGCTATCGAACTCGACGCCCGATCCGTTGCGCGCTCCAAAGTGGCGCGAGCGCCACGAACGCACGCGTCAGCGGCCCGACGTGCTTCGCCGGCTGGTGCGGGACTACCCGTTCCAGTGCAAATTTGTCGTCGCAGCCGAGACGGATCTGGCCGAGATCGAAGACTTTCTCACGCGCATCCCGGAAATCGAGCGCGACCAGGTGTGGCTCATGCCTGAGGGTACCAACACGACTCGGCTGGCGGCGATCGGCACCTGGCTCGAACCTTACTGCAGGGCGCGTGGTTACCACTTCTGCCCGCGGCTGCACATCGCCTGGTTCGGGCCAGGCCGCGGCGTGTAG
- a CDS encoding FAD-binding oxidoreductase produces MTTQARQARGHTYRRGEAGYEAARQAVMWNRRVPDRFPDMIVQANDVYDVVAAVALARRERLRLSACSGGHSWSGNHLREGGLLLDLSRLDEAHVDAQRLRATVGPGCTGAELAGMLVRQGVFFPAGHCRGVAVGGYLLQGGYGWHSRALGPACMSVEAVDVVTADGALVHASPAQNAELYWAARGAGPGFFGIVTRFHLRLYPRPKVIGFAAQTYRIELLEDVFGWMHEVGPQVPVEIELQALMSRHTPGVRGAGFTVVAPIFADGYRQAWRLLSFFNRNPHRRRANWAVSFVPSGLGPMYRGVMSHYPDGHRYAVDNMWTHATYAELLPGLRRIADTLPPAPSHMLWMNWAPPSERPDMAYSMEDNIYLALYSVWKHAHDDLQFVDWPVSRMREMEHLATGCQLADENLGQRPARFATDKNLTRLDTVRAQYDPDGRFYPWMGRP; encoded by the coding sequence ATGACGACACAAGCTCGCCAGGCACGTGGCCACACCTATCGCCGCGGCGAAGCGGGTTATGAAGCCGCACGCCAGGCGGTGATGTGGAATCGCCGGGTGCCCGACCGGTTTCCCGACATGATCGTGCAAGCGAACGACGTCTACGACGTCGTCGCGGCAGTCGCTCTGGCCCGGCGCGAGCGACTGCGGCTCAGCGCGTGCTCGGGCGGCCATAGCTGGTCGGGAAACCATCTTCGCGAGGGCGGCCTGTTGCTCGACTTGTCCCGGCTCGACGAGGCGCATGTCGACGCGCAGCGACTGCGTGCCACGGTTGGGCCCGGGTGCACAGGCGCCGAGCTGGCCGGGATGCTCGTGCGGCAAGGGGTGTTCTTTCCGGCCGGACATTGCCGTGGCGTCGCCGTGGGGGGCTACCTGCTGCAAGGCGGTTATGGCTGGCACAGCCGGGCACTCGGTCCAGCATGCATGAGCGTCGAGGCCGTGGACGTCGTGACGGCCGACGGCGCGCTGGTTCATGCCAGTCCCGCGCAGAATGCCGAGCTGTATTGGGCCGCGCGCGGCGCAGGTCCAGGGTTCTTCGGCATCGTCACTCGATTTCACCTGCGGCTGTATCCACGGCCCAAGGTGATCGGGTTTGCCGCACAAACCTATCGCATCGAGCTGCTCGAGGATGTTTTCGGGTGGATGCACGAAGTCGGACCGCAGGTGCCGGTCGAAATCGAGCTGCAGGCGCTCATGTCGCGTCACACGCCGGGCGTGCGCGGCGCGGGGTTCACGGTCGTGGCCCCCATCTTCGCCGATGGCTATCGCCAGGCCTGGCGATTGTTGTCGTTTTTCAATCGCAATCCGCATCGCCGCCGCGCGAATTGGGCCGTGTCCTTCGTTCCCTCGGGCCTCGGACCGATGTACCGCGGTGTGATGTCGCACTATCCCGACGGCCATCGCTATGCGGTCGACAACATGTGGACTCACGCGACGTATGCCGAATTGCTGCCGGGATTGCGGCGGATTGCCGACACCTTGCCGCCGGCGCCGTCGCACATGCTGTGGATGAATTGGGCTCCGCCGAGCGAGCGCCCCGACATGGCCTATTCGATGGAAGACAACATCTACCTCGCGCTCTACTCGGTTTGGAAACACGCGCACGACGACCTGCAGTTCGTCGATTGGCCCGTCAGCCGGATGCGTGAAATGGAGCATCTGGCCACGGGCTGTCAGTTGGCCGACGAAAACCTGGGCCAGCGACCGGCGCGCTTCGCCACGGATAAGAACCTGACACGGCTCGACACTGTGCGCGCTCAATATGATCCCGACGGGCGATTCTATCCCTGGATGGGCCGGCCATGA